From one Babylonia areolata isolate BAREFJ2019XMU chromosome 35, ASM4173473v1, whole genome shotgun sequence genomic stretch:
- the LOC143277771 gene encoding uncharacterized protein LOC143277771 — MTSEENSSETLVQFSEDTSHGQSANSSDIEKELDRFYRIIQNERRHVSRMEADTDGLQQAAVGNYVSYMDKYGMNTLSKIRTRRQAPGVPLSKYTVDGQVRTPVRLEDCKCNKCNTSKLAYNRGDRVETLTGLVFPPKRTLLQMQGLGMCRSGRPPPLPAPPRWS, encoded by the exons ATGACCTCCGAAGAAAACAGCTCAGAAACGTTGGTTCAGTTCTCAGAAGACACTAGTCATGGACAGTCAGCAAACTCCAGCGATATTGAAAAGGAACTGGACAGATTTTATCGAATCATTCAGAACGAAAGGAGACATGTCTCCAGAATGGAAGCCGACACTGATGGCCTGCAACAGGCAGCAGTAGGAAATTACGTCAGCTACATGGACAAGTACGGCATGAACACGCTTTCCAAGATCAGAACACGAAGACAAG CCCCAGGTGTTCCCCTCAGCAAATACACAGTGGACGGCCAGGTACGGACACCag tACGTCTGGAAGACTGTAAGTGCAATAAGTGCAACACGTCAAAGCTGGCATAcaatcgtggcgacaggg TAGAAACCTTAACGGGGTTGGTGTTCCCCCCAAAGCGCACTCTGCTTCAGATGCAGGGACTGGGCATGTGTCGGTCAGGACGACCTCCACCGTTACCAGCGCCTCCCCGCTGGAGCTAG